In Planktothrix serta PCC 8927, a single window of DNA contains:
- a CDS encoding thiol-disulfide oxidoreductase DCC family protein, with the protein MTHHVIYDGNCNLCTTLVQLLEILDQGHQFNYIPMQDQQGLSRFAVTPSQCNLGMILIDGNQPENRWQGSDAAEEIGRLLPAGEIFVAAYRGLPGLKWVGDRIYEQVRDHRYLLFGKRSTPYQSVYPSCCNIEGNRQ; encoded by the coding sequence ATGACCCACCATGTAATTTATGATGGCAATTGCAACTTATGTACGACACTGGTGCAACTGTTAGAAATACTAGATCAAGGACACCAGTTTAACTATATTCCCATGCAGGATCAGCAAGGGTTAAGCCGTTTTGCCGTGACTCCCTCACAGTGTAACCTAGGAATGATTTTGATTGATGGGAATCAACCTGAAAACCGTTGGCAAGGAAGCGATGCGGCGGAAGAAATTGGCAGACTTTTACCCGCAGGAGAGATCTTTGTTGCCGCTTATCGGGGTTTACCTGGGTTAAAATGGGTAGGCGATCGCATCTATGAACAAGTTCGAGATCATCGATATCTTTTGTTTGGTAAACGTTCAACACCTTATCAGTCTGTTTACCCCAGTTGTTGTAACATAGAAGGGAATAGGCAATAG
- a CDS encoding ArnT family glycosyltransferase, producing the protein MSSQQPTVNPSLKTIWKSWENYPKVTWGISILGLLLLSAIAFLSHLGDIGLIDKTEPMFVEAARQMHLTGDWITPYWNGVTRFDKPPLIYWLIVIAFQAVGVNEWGARLPSAIMAIASTFFVFYTLRYFGVKRDNNGSLTSSAITRQAWIGAWWGMIMMALNPAWIAWGRTGVSDMLLASCLTISLLAFFLGYAQPRTRQQKGWYFTFYCFAALAVLAKGPIGIVFPILIIGGFLIYTRQWQSVLREMQLLPGIFIFLIIAVPWFILVTLANGQAYLDTFFGHHNFERFTNVVSNHPGPWFYYFPVILVALLPWSVYLPVAIYQIKFWKIQDWRSQDRSQHLGLFALFWFVIIFGFFSASATKLPSYVLPCIPAGVILISIWGNQKNPIQSDQNKIALPFLITGLVNILILLALAIASFLSPKLIGDDTPNFSQLLQISHLPTVSGIIWLIASGITLCCLLRPQWRRGVWLGNALGFFAFMSLVALPAGQLLDTQRHLPLRQLSIRVRQVQQPYEPLLVIGIFKPSLVFYTQQPIQFMTYNIKQRLLELFPLNSSVDTVLIITQPQEIAKLGLKSSDYQLLENQGDYQLIRIKPEVLLKSLTLN; encoded by the coding sequence GTGAGTAGTCAACAGCCAACAGTCAACCCCTCTCTTAAAACTATCTGGAAATCTTGGGAAAATTATCCTAAAGTAACTTGGGGTATTTCTATTCTGGGATTATTATTACTCAGTGCGATCGCATTTTTAAGTCATTTAGGCGATATTGGTTTAATTGATAAAACCGAACCGATGTTTGTTGAAGCCGCTCGACAAATGCACCTAACAGGAGATTGGATTACTCCCTATTGGAATGGGGTTACTCGCTTTGATAAACCTCCCTTAATTTATTGGTTAATAGTCATCGCTTTTCAAGCCGTCGGCGTGAATGAATGGGGGGCACGATTACCGTCCGCAATCATGGCGATCGCTTCTACCTTTTTTGTATTCTATACCCTGCGTTATTTTGGTGTTAAGAGGGATAATAATGGGTCTCTAACTTCATCCGCAATTACCCGTCAAGCTTGGATAGGAGCGTGGTGGGGAATGATAATGATGGCTTTAAATCCGGCTTGGATTGCTTGGGGACGCACGGGGGTTTCCGATATGCTTTTAGCCAGTTGTTTAACAATTTCATTATTAGCATTTTTCTTGGGCTATGCTCAACCCCGAACTCGTCAACAAAAGGGGTGGTATTTTACCTTTTATTGTTTTGCTGCTTTAGCAGTTTTAGCGAAAGGGCCGATTGGAATTGTATTTCCTATTTTAATTATTGGGGGATTTCTAATTTATACCCGACAATGGCAAAGTGTTCTCAGGGAAATGCAGTTATTACCGGGAATTTTTATATTTCTAATCATAGCAGTTCCCTGGTTTATTTTAGTCACTTTAGCTAATGGTCAAGCTTATTTAGACACATTTTTTGGACATCATAATTTTGAACGGTTTACCAATGTTGTTAGTAATCATCCTGGCCCTTGGTTTTATTATTTTCCGGTGATTTTAGTGGCTTTATTACCTTGGTCGGTGTATTTACCTGTAGCAATTTATCAGATTAAATTTTGGAAAATCCAAGATTGGCGATCGCAAGATCGTTCTCAACATTTAGGTTTATTTGCTCTATTTTGGTTTGTAATTATTTTCGGATTTTTTAGTGCTTCTGCGACTAAATTGCCTAGTTATGTATTACCCTGTATTCCCGCAGGTGTGATTTTAATTAGTATCTGGGGTAATCAAAAAAATCCGATTCAGTCAGATCAAAATAAAATTGCTTTACCCTTTTTAATTACTGGTCTGGTGAATATTCTAATTTTATTAGCGTTAGCGATCGCTAGTTTTCTTAGCCCTAAATTAATCGGCGATGATACCCCAAATTTTTCGCAATTATTACAAATCAGTCACTTACCAACGGTATCAGGAATCATCTGGTTAATAGCGAGTGGAATTACCCTTTGTTGTCTCTTGCGACCCCAATGGCGACGGGGGGTATGGTTAGGAAATGCTCTAGGATTCTTCGCTTTTATGAGTTTAGTGGCTTTACCTGCGGGTCAATTATTAGATACTCAAAGACACTTACCTCTGCGACAATTATCCATCCGAGTTCGGCAAGTTCAGCAACCGTATGAACCTTTATTAGTCATTGGGATATTTAAACCCAGTCTGGTGTTTTATACCCAACAACCAATACAGTTCATGACCTACAATATTAAGCAAAGATTATTAGAATTATTTCCTTTAAATAGTTCAGTTGATACGGTTTTAATTATTACACAACCGCAAGAAATTGCAAAGTTAGGGTTAAAATCATCTGATTATCAATTATTAGAAAATCAAGGAGATTATCAATTAATTAGAATCAAGCCAGAAGTATTATTAAAATCATTAACTCTTAACTAG
- a CDS encoding phosphatase PAP2 family protein codes for MRLTLNHHFVSLKKAIPKQQFLICLGILVPLILLSIRVYLQDDLLLDQILIQVPHQIFTSSWDDYFRFFYLLTGVKGTAVIIAFTLVFLVWKRHWIEAKVLAFSTLGILILVDRILKPMIDRSRPLDRLVKSVGRSFPSGHATGNILFYFFIAYLLAERYPKSTPYIYGFATIWLIIIGFSSVYLRCHWPSDILAGYGLGYICLTISLAWLKISREHQKVKKQ; via the coding sequence ATGCGTTTAACTTTAAATCATCACTTTGTTTCGTTAAAAAAGGCAATTCCCAAACAACAATTTTTGATTTGTCTAGGAATTTTAGTTCCGTTAATTTTACTGTCAATTCGGGTATATCTTCAAGATGATTTATTATTAGACCAAATTTTAATTCAAGTTCCCCATCAAATTTTTACCTCAAGTTGGGATGATTATTTTCGATTTTTCTATTTATTAACGGGGGTAAAAGGAACGGCGGTTATTATCGCCTTCACCTTGGTTTTTTTAGTTTGGAAACGCCACTGGATAGAAGCTAAAGTTTTAGCTTTTTCTACCTTGGGAATTTTAATTTTAGTTGATAGAATTCTCAAACCCATGATTGATCGCAGTCGTCCCTTAGATCGGCTCGTAAAATCCGTAGGTAGAAGTTTTCCAAGTGGTCATGCGACGGGAAATATTTTGTTCTATTTTTTTATCGCTTATCTGCTCGCAGAACGTTATCCAAAATCGACTCCCTATATTTATGGATTCGCTACAATCTGGTTAATAATTATTGGGTTTAGTAGCGTTTATTTAAGATGTCATTGGCCGAGTGATATCCTAGCAGGTTATGGTTTAGGCTATATCTGTTTAACGATTAGCTTGGCGTGGTTAAAAATTTCGCGTGAACATCAGAAGGTTAAAAAACAGTGA